The following proteins come from a genomic window of Macadamia integrifolia cultivar HAES 741 chromosome 14, SCU_Mint_v3, whole genome shotgun sequence:
- the LOC122061436 gene encoding zinc finger CCCH domain-containing protein 17-like has product MTIAVESAARDGNKLSVFNRLGATAAKPLKVCRYWRSGRCNRNPCPFLHRELPPPPSINGMASNRPRKSAPSNTWVRNQGAGAANVTHKTEDKNNGSGLISVSRKMQDKVCPKVPLKTQNNNHGTGLDSVPHKMQDKDCHNVPCKTQNTNHGAGLDSVPGKKQDKVCRYWLAGNCSNGDKCKYLHSWFLSDSFTLLKKLEGHQKGINGVALPSGSDKLYSGSEDQSVRFWDCHTGQCAAVVILGGEIGCMISEGPWLFVGIPNSVKVWNIQTASEFSLSGPVGQVHSLAEGNGILFAGTEDGKILAWKIDAASNCFQPIALLEGHSHAVVSLVVGAGRLHSGAGRLYSASMDHTIRVWDLETLQCTHTLRGHTSAVMSVLCWDDYLLSCSLDKTIKAWAATESGDIEVVHTHNEENGVLTLCGMHDGQEKPVLMCSCDDNTVHIYDLPSFNERGIIFSKEEVRVIQIAPEGLGLFFTGDGTGELRVWKWVDLPLNQQTE; this is encoded by the exons ATGACTATTGCTGTCGAGTCTGCCGCAAGGGATGGAAATAAGCTCAGTGTGTTTAATCGCTTGGGGGCTACAGCTGCTAAACCCCTGAAAGTCTGTCGCTATTGGAGGTCTGGGAGATGCAACAGGAATCCCTGCCCCTTCCTTCACAGAGAATTGCCACCACCGCCCAGTATCAATGGAATGGCTTCTAATCGGCCACGGAAATCTGCCCCTTCCAACACCTGGGTCCGGAATCAAGGTGCTGGAGCGGCTAATGTTACTCACAAAACGGAGGACAAAAATAATGGTTCCGGATTGATTAGTGTGTCTCGCAAAATGCAAGACAAAGTCTGCCCTAAGGTTCCACTCAAAACGCAAAACAACAATCATGGTACCGGATTGGATAGTGTGCCTCATAAAATGCAAGACAAAGATTGCCATAATGTTCCTTGCAAAACGCAAAACACAAATCATGGTGCCGGATTGGATAGTGTTCCTGGCAAAAAGCAAGACAAAGTTTGCCGTTATTGGCTAGCTGGAAACTGTAGTAATGGAGACAAGTGCAAATATCTACATTCTTGGTTTCTTAGCGATAGCTTTACATTATTGAAGAAGCTTGAAGGACACCAAAAG GGTATTAACGGTGTTGCTCTTCCATCCGGTTCTGATAAGCTTTACTCTGGGAGCGAAGATCAATCTGTACGGTTTTGGGACTGTCACACTGGGCAG TGTGCTGCTGTGGTCATTTTGGGTGGTGAAATTGGATGCATGATAAGTGAAGGGCCGTGGCTTTTTGTTGGCATTCCCAACTCTGTTAAG GTGTGGAACATCCAAACTGCCTCTGAATTTAGTCTCAGTGGACCTGTTGGACAAGTGCATTCCCTTGCTGAGGGAAATGGGATACTTTTTGCTGGAACCGAG GATGGTAAAATATTGGCATGGAAAATTGATGCTGCAAGCAACTGCTTTCAACCGATTGCATTACTTGAGGGTCACAGTCATGCAGTTGTTTCGTTAGTTGTTGGAGCTGGTAGGCTGCACTCTGGAGCTGGTAGGCTGTACTCTGCCTCAATGGACCATACGATAAGG GTGTGGGACCTAGAAACTTTACAATGTACCCATACTCTGAGAGGCCATACTTCAGCTGTGATGTCTGTTCTTTGTTGGGACGATTATCTATTATCATGTTCCCTTGACAAAACAATAAAG GCGTGGGCTGCTACAGAAAGTGGTGACATTGAAGTAGTTCATACACACAATGAAGAAAAT GGTGTGCTCACCCTTTGTGGAATGCATGATGGACAAGAGAAACCTGTCCTGATGTGTTCGTGTGACGATAATACTGTGCACATTTATGACCTCCCTTC ATTCAATGAGAGGGGGATAATATTCTCGAAAGAGGAAGTTCGGGTAATACAAATAGCTCCAGAGGGGCTTGGGCTTTTCTTTACTGGTGATGGAACTGGCGAACTCAGAGTGTGGAAATGGGTTGACTTGCCACTGAACCAACAAACGGAGTAA
- the LOC122060701 gene encoding protein FAR1-RELATED SEQUENCE 11-like, which translates to MVDCQIDGYPDLVPKDANMGCVIPTLYVGKTFGSFEQAFYEYSIYARKQGFSVRKQRCEKKKTKDHEVYRRDFVCHRSGNGSKKCEVIENNEESGDGFKKRRRKYWSCHCNCKAHMSVWLSKNGDVMFWEVRSFADDHNHKLLDPNEVCHLRAYRHISGHYRRRILTLEKSRVLVPQILRILETEQQVEVGCLPFNVKDIYNFLSSQKLFMRENDAANLVFKCKHLKSLDLEFQYEYQVDDDNCFEYITWCHSNSVRGYQLYGDVVFDTTYKLNAYDMPVGIWVGVNNHGCSVFLGCCLLRDERQMSFEWAFKVLV; encoded by the coding sequence ATGGTGGACTGTCAAATTGATGGATACCCAGATCTCGTACCAAAGGATGCCAATATGGGATGTGTGATCCCAACATTGTACGTTGGAAAAACTTTTGGAAGTTTTGAACAAGCTTTTTATGAATACAGTATTTATGCAAGGAAGCAGGGATTCTCTGTTAGAAAACAAaggtgtgaaaaaaaaaaaactaaggatCATGAAGTATATCGACGAGACTTTGTTTGCCATCGATCGGGCAATGGGAGTAAAAAATGTGAagttattgaaaacaatgaAGAATCAGGTGATGGTTTTAAGAAAAGACGGAGAAAATACTGGTCTTGTCATTGTAATTGCAAAGCACACATGAGTGTTTGGTTGTCTAAAAATGGGGATGTGATGTTCTGGGAAGTTCGTAGTTTTGCAGATGACCACAACCACAAATTATTGGATCCAAACGAGGTCTGTCATTTGAGAGCATATCGGCATATTTCTGGCCACTATAGGCGACGTAtcttgacacttgaaaaatCTAGGGTACTAGTTCCCCAAATACTTAGGATATTGGAAACAGAGCAACAAGTTGAGGTTGGCTGTCTTCCATTCAACGTGAAGGATATATACAACTTCCTTAGCTcacaaaaattatttatgaGGGAAAATGATGCGGCCAATCTTGTCTTCAAATGCAAACATTTGAAATCCTTAGATTTAGAGTTTCAATATGAGTATCAAGTTGACGACGATAACTGTTTTGAGTACATTACATGGTGTCACAGCAATTCTGTTCGTGGTTATCAGCTCTATGGTGATGTTGTTTTTGACACAACTTACAAGTTAAATGCATATGACATGCCTGTAGGTATATGGGTTGGTGTGAATAACCATGGATGTTCTGTTTTTCTTGGGTGTTGTTTACTAAGGGATGAGAGACAAATGTCCTTTGAGTGGGCATTCAAAGTATTAGTCTAA